One segment of Anser cygnoides isolate HZ-2024a breed goose chromosome 37, Taihu_goose_T2T_genome, whole genome shotgun sequence DNA contains the following:
- the LOC136788455 gene encoding olfactory receptor 14A16-like, with translation MSNSTFPTEFLLLPFADTRELQLLHFGLFLAIYLAALLGNGLILTAVACDHRLHTPMYFFLLNLALIDLGTITTTVPKAMANSLWDTTAISFFGCATQIFMFALFVAAEFSLLTIMAYDHYVAICKPLQYGTIMDSRTCVTMAAAAWGSTFLYAVLHTANTFSLPLCQGNALDQFFCEIPQILKLSCSDAYLREVGLVVITLCLLFLCFVFIVLSYVQIFRAVLRMPSEQGRHKTFSTCLPHLAVVSLFISTGTFAYLKPSTMSSSSLNLLLAVLYSVVPPAVNPLIYSMRNKELKDAVWKLMMRCFSEALNFLVSSAYHS, from the coding sequence ATGTCCAACAGCACCTTCCCCActgagttcctcctcctgccattcgcagacacacgcgagctgcagctcctgcacttcgggctcttcctggccatctacctggctgccctcctgggcaacggcctcatcctcacagccgtAGCCTgtgaccaccgcctccacacccccatgtacttcttcctcctcaacctcgccctcaTCGACCTGGGCACTATTACCaccactgtccccaaagccatggccaattccctctgggacaccacgGCCATTTCCTTCTTTGGTTGTGCTACCCAGATCTTTATGTTTGCTCTCTTTGTCGCAGCAGAGTtttctcttctcaccatcatggcctatgaccactacgttgccatctgcaaaccccTGCAATACGGGACAATAATGGACAGCAGAACTTGTGTcaccatggcagcagctgcctggggcagtacTTTTCTctatgctgtgctgcacactgccaataccttttccctccccctctgccaaggcaatgccctggaccagttcttctgtgaaattccccagatcctcaagctctcctgctcagatgcctacctcagagaAGTTGGGCTTGTTGTGATTACTTTATGTTTactctttttgtgttttgttttcattgtgctgtcctatgtgcagatcttcagggctgtgctgaggatgccctcagagcagggacggcacaaaaccttttccacatgcctccctcacctggctgtggtctccctgttcaTCAGCACGGGCACATTTGCCTACCTGAAACCCTCCACcatgtcctcctcctccctgaatcttttgctggcagttctgtactcagtggtgcctccagcagtgaaccccctcatctacagcatgaggaacaaggagctgAAGGATGCAGTGTGGAAACTGATGATGAGATGTTTTTCAGAGGCATTGAACTTCCTGGTTTCTTCTGCATATCACTCATAA